The genome window TGCGGCACGTGCGGCGAGGATACCTGTTGAGGTGCTGCGGATGATGAACGCCCACGACTTCAACAAGGTAGTAACGGAAGTGCGCAATTTTTTGACGCTTACGGACTCCGACGAGGGCAATGGGGAGACAGAAGCCCCCGCAACCCCGCCGACGCTCCCCGCAACATCCTCCGACGGAACGCAGTCCGTCTAGCGCGTTCGGACA of Synergistaceae bacterium contains these proteins:
- a CDS encoding phage tail assembly protein gives rise to the protein MKIQLKKAITHKGQELQELDVDLDRLTGNDLIDVEEQAMRAGNNAFSATDFSRVYLIAVAARAARIPVEVLRMMNAHDFNKVVTEVRNFLTLTDSDEGNGETEAPATPPTLPATSSDGTQSV